A stretch of Pseudomonas sp. 7SR1 DNA encodes these proteins:
- a CDS encoding NTP/NDP exchange transporter, whose protein sequence is MSAPNYLHRHLHRLSLAINARDDELRPALCGFLLFLCLFAGYFMLRPIRESMGITAGVENLQWLFTATFLVMLAAVPLFAWLSARVARLRLIDWVYGFFGINLLLFVEFFQFAPDSVWLARVFYVWISVYNLFVVSVAWSLMADVFDSGQAKRLFAFIAAGASIGGLLGPALSAALIGLVGASGLMLIAALLLGATLVLKRTLMRWRETGGAGRPGAAPTQSPRQPLGGNPFSGLSAVLRSPYLLGIAGFVVLLATVSTFLYFEQARLVNEHFPDREAQVRVFGTIDIIVQAGALVSQLFISGRIAPRLGVRTLLAVVPLIMCVGFLGLALAPGFALLATLMIVRRIGEYAFVRPGREMLFAPLDAESKYKAKNFIDTVVYRGGDAVSGWAKSLLDMLGQGAALVAVIGAACALLWGYLGWQLGRQADDWQETAPVGMSAVET, encoded by the coding sequence ATGAGTGCGCCAAACTATCTGCACCGACATCTGCACCGGCTGAGCCTCGCCATCAATGCCCGCGACGATGAGCTGCGTCCGGCGCTGTGCGGTTTCCTGCTGTTCCTTTGCCTGTTCGCCGGTTATTTCATGCTGCGGCCGATCCGTGAGTCGATGGGGATCACCGCCGGTGTGGAGAATCTGCAATGGCTGTTCACCGCGACCTTCCTGGTGATGCTGGCGGCCGTTCCGTTGTTCGCCTGGTTGAGCGCGCGGGTTGCGCGCTTGCGCCTGATCGACTGGGTGTATGGCTTCTTCGGTATCAACCTTTTGCTGTTCGTCGAGTTCTTCCAGTTCGCCCCGGACAGCGTCTGGCTGGCCCGGGTCTTTTACGTCTGGATATCGGTCTACAACCTGTTCGTCGTATCCGTGGCCTGGAGCCTGATGGCCGATGTGTTCGACAGCGGCCAGGCCAAGCGCCTGTTCGCTTTCATCGCGGCGGGGGCCAGCATCGGCGGCCTGCTGGGGCCGGCACTGAGCGCGGCGCTCATCGGCCTGGTGGGCGCTTCGGGGTTGATGCTGATCGCGGCCCTGTTGCTCGGCGCCACGCTGGTGCTGAAGCGGACGCTGATGAGATGGCGTGAGACCGGTGGGGCCGGGCGACCAGGCGCCGCGCCGACCCAGAGCCCCCGGCAGCCCTTGGGGGGCAATCCGTTCAGCGGCCTGAGCGCCGTGCTCCGCTCGCCTTACCTGCTGGGGATCGCCGGGTTCGTGGTGCTGCTGGCGACGGTCAGCACCTTTCTCTATTTCGAACAGGCGCGCCTGGTGAACGAGCATTTTCCGGATCGTGAGGCGCAGGTTCGTGTCTTCGGCACCATCGACATCATTGTGCAGGCCGGTGCACTTGTGTCCCAGTTGTTCATCAGCGGGCGTATCGCGCCCAGGCTGGGGGTGCGTACGTTGCTGGCGGTCGTGCCGTTGATCATGTGCGTCGGCTTCCTGGGGCTGGCGCTGGCGCCCGGGTTCGCGCTGCTGGCGACGTTGATGATCGTGCGACGGATCGGCGAGTACGCATTCGTCCGGCCGGGGAGGGAAATGCTCTTCGCGCCCCTGGATGCCGAGAGCAAGTACAAGGCCAAGAACTTCATCGACACCGTGGTCTATCGTGGCGGCGACGCCGTGAGCGGCTGGGCCAAGAGCCTTCTGGACATGCTGGGGCAGGGCGCCGCACTGGTGGCGGTGATTGGCGCCGCGTGCGCGCTGCTATGGGGCTACCTGGGCTGGCAGTTGGGGCGCCAGGCCGATGACTGGCAGGAAACGGCGCCCGTGGGGATGAGTGCCGTCGAGACCTAG
- a CDS encoding DUF2790 domain-containing protein, which translates to MNIRTVSIIGLLAVVPLGSPSLFAKEQTRAPAYEYGMPLDIAKVVRIEVPPSRTCEVVRAHMTYVNTQGSTEQVSFLQLTEACTLQ; encoded by the coding sequence ATGAACATTCGAACCGTTTCCATCATCGGTCTGCTGGCCGTCGTCCCCCTGGGCAGCCCGTCACTGTTCGCCAAGGAACAGACGCGGGCCCCGGCCTATGAATACGGCATGCCCCTGGATATCGCCAAGGTCGTTCGCATCGAGGTACCCCCCTCGCGAACGTGCGAGGTCGTGCGCGCCCATATGACCTACGTGAACACCCAGGGCAGCACAGAGCAGGTCAGCTTCCTGCAACTGACCGAGGCCTGCACGCTTCAGTGA
- a CDS encoding LysR substrate-binding domain-containing protein, producing the protein MNPRRLTPSMSLLIAFEAAARHGSFTKAADELALTQSAVSRQVQTLEAQLEIELFRREGRKIELTAAGALYQHELTAALGRIRSATLQAISYSSNDGPLNLAVLPTLGSKWLLPRMHEFYARHPGILVHIHSRIIREDVQASTQDMNAIICAGHGEWPGYIAHELFPERLVVVASPTALPEYRTLSPKDITGQVLLNVVSRPSVWPDWFDAHGLDHRHMRSGPGFELTAHLIQAVSAGIGIGLIPHILVQDELKRGELVALSEPMESGRSYFLAYPSRYQHLPSLKAFSQWLLSLPLPDQ; encoded by the coding sequence ATGAACCCGAGAAGATTGACGCCTTCGATGTCGCTGTTGATCGCCTTCGAAGCAGCCGCCCGTCATGGCAGCTTCACCAAGGCCGCCGACGAGCTGGCATTGACCCAGAGCGCTGTCAGTCGCCAGGTGCAGACCCTGGAGGCGCAACTTGAAATCGAATTGTTCAGGCGCGAGGGTCGGAAGATCGAATTGACGGCGGCCGGGGCCCTGTACCAGCACGAACTGACGGCGGCACTGGGTCGCATTCGAAGCGCTACATTGCAGGCCATTTCGTACAGCAGCAACGACGGCCCCCTGAACCTGGCGGTGCTGCCGACCCTGGGTTCGAAATGGCTGCTGCCACGCATGCATGAGTTCTATGCCCGGCATCCCGGGATACTGGTCCACATCCACTCCCGGATCATCCGCGAGGATGTCCAGGCATCCACCCAGGACATGAACGCGATCATCTGCGCCGGTCACGGCGAGTGGCCCGGCTACATCGCCCATGAACTGTTCCCGGAAAGACTGGTGGTGGTCGCCAGCCCCACGGCACTGCCCGAATATCGCACCCTGTCCCCCAAGGACATCACCGGACAGGTACTGTTGAACGTCGTATCGAGGCCCAGCGTCTGGCCGGACTGGTTCGACGCCCATGGCCTGGACCACCGGCACATGAGGTCCGGCCCCGGCTTCGAGCTCACGGCGCACCTGATCCAGGCGGTGTCCGCAGGCATCGGCATCGGCTTGATCCCCCACATCCTGGTGCAGGACGAATTGAAGCGCGGCGAACTGGTCGCCCTGTCCGAACCGATGGAAAGCGGGCGCAGCTACTTCCTCGCCTACCCGTCCCGCTACCAGCACCTGCCCTCGCTGAAGGCCTTCAGCCAGTGGCTGTTGTCACTACCGCTCCCCGATCAATGA
- a CDS encoding carboxynorspermidine decarboxylase, whose product MIKTPYYLIDKQKLLANMQKIAYVREQSGAKALLALKCFATWSVFDLMQQYMDGTTSSSLYELKLGRQKFAGETHAYSVAWADDEVEEMIENCDKIIFNSISQLQRHAQACAGKVRGLRVNPQVSSSDYLLADPARPFSRLGEWDPVKVEAVIEQISGFMFHNNCENGDFGLFDQMLGTIEERFGHLLHKVEWVSLGGGIHFTGEGYALDAFCARLKAFSEKYGVQVYLEPGEAAITQSASLEVTVLDTLYNGKHLAVVDSSIEAHMLDLLIYRLNAKLAPSEGEHTYMVCGKSCLAGDIFGEYQFDRPLAIGDRLSFIDAAGYTMVKKNWFNGLKMPSIVVKQLDGSVEVVREFGFEDYLSSLS is encoded by the coding sequence ATGATCAAGACACCGTACTACCTCATCGACAAGCAAAAACTGCTGGCGAACATGCAGAAGATTGCCTACGTGCGCGAGCAGTCCGGGGCCAAGGCCCTGCTGGCGCTCAAGTGCTTCGCCACCTGGTCGGTGTTCGACCTGATGCAGCAGTACATGGACGGCACCACCTCCTCGTCGCTGTACGAGCTCAAGCTCGGTCGCCAGAAATTCGCTGGCGAGACCCATGCCTACAGCGTGGCCTGGGCCGACGACGAGGTCGAGGAGATGATCGAGAATTGCGACAAGATCATCTTCAACTCCATCAGCCAGCTGCAGCGTCACGCCCAGGCTTGCGCAGGCAAGGTGCGCGGCCTGCGGGTCAACCCGCAAGTGAGCAGCTCCGACTACCTGCTGGCCGACCCGGCCCGTCCGTTCAGTCGCCTGGGCGAGTGGGACCCGGTCAAGGTCGAGGCGGTGATCGAGCAGATCAGCGGCTTCATGTTCCACAACAACTGCGAGAACGGCGATTTCGGCCTGTTCGACCAGATGCTGGGCACTATCGAGGAACGCTTCGGTCATCTGTTGCATAAGGTCGAGTGGGTCAGCCTGGGCGGCGGTATCCATTTCACCGGCGAGGGTTATGCCCTGGACGCATTCTGCGCACGCCTCAAGGCGTTCTCCGAGAAGTATGGAGTGCAGGTCTACCTGGAACCGGGCGAGGCGGCGATCACCCAGAGCGCTTCGCTGGAAGTCACCGTGCTCGACACCCTCTACAACGGCAAGCACCTGGCCGTGGTGGACAGCTCCATCGAAGCCCACATGCTCGATCTGCTGATCTATCGCCTGAACGCCAAGCTGGCGCCCAGCGAGGGCGAGCACACCTACATGGTATGCGGCAAGTCGTGCCTGGCCGGAGACATCTTCGGCGAATACCAATTCGATCGTCCGCTGGCCATCGGCGATCGACTGTCGTTCATCGACGCGGCGGGTTACACCATGGTCAAGAAAAACTGGTTCAACGGTTTGAAAATGCCATCCATCGTAGTGAAACAACTCGACGGTAGTGTCGAGGTGGTTCGTGAATTTGGGTTCGAAGACTATCTGTCCAGCCTCTCGTAA
- a CDS encoding alpha/beta fold hydrolase — MATTLSTPTFSPRLRRLLAPSVLAIALLQLGAASAQASAAEVPASTIGAITPGSHTSFGPLKHVKAGLLDVSYAEVGPADGPVVILLHGWPYDIHSYADVAPALAEKGYRVLIPYARGYGDTRFLSARTVRNGQPAALAKDLIDFMDALNIKQAVLGGYDWGARTADIVAALRPERVKALVAVSGYLIGSQAAGKAPLPPAAELQWWYQFYFATERGRLGYEKNTHDFAKLIWKLASPKWNFDDATYDRSAAALQNPDHAAITIFNYRWRLGLVKGEARYDALEKKLATFPSIGVPTITLEGDANGAPHPPAEAYAKRFTGKYEYRLISGGIGHNLPQEAPQAFAQAVIDADHL, encoded by the coding sequence ATGGCCACGACTCTGTCGACCCCAACCTTTTCACCGCGCCTTCGGCGTCTGCTCGCGCCGTCTGTCCTGGCGATTGCCTTGCTGCAACTGGGCGCTGCCTCGGCGCAGGCGAGCGCCGCCGAAGTACCGGCCAGCACCATCGGCGCCATTACCCCGGGCAGCCACACTTCGTTCGGTCCCCTGAAGCATGTCAAGGCGGGCCTGCTGGATGTCTCCTATGCCGAAGTCGGGCCTGCGGACGGGCCGGTGGTGATCCTGCTGCACGGCTGGCCCTACGACATCCACAGTTACGCCGACGTGGCGCCGGCGCTGGCGGAGAAGGGCTATCGGGTGCTGATTCCGTATGCCCGGGGTTATGGCGATACGCGTTTTCTTTCGGCCAGGACCGTGCGTAACGGTCAACCCGCTGCCCTCGCCAAGGATCTGATCGACTTCATGGACGCGCTGAACATCAAGCAGGCGGTGCTCGGCGGCTATGACTGGGGCGCACGCACGGCCGACATCGTCGCGGCGCTAAGGCCGGAGCGGGTGAAGGCGCTGGTCGCCGTCAGTGGTTACCTGATCGGCAGCCAGGCGGCGGGCAAGGCGCCGCTGCCGCCGGCCGCCGAGTTGCAGTGGTGGTATCAGTTCTACTTCGCGACGGAGCGTGGTCGTCTGGGCTATGAGAAGAATACCCATGACTTCGCCAAGCTGATCTGGAAACTGGCCTCGCCCAAGTGGAACTTCGATGACGCCACCTACGACCGAAGCGCCGCCGCTTTGCAGAACCCCGACCATGCCGCCATCACCATTTTCAACTATCGCTGGCGCCTGGGCCTGGTCAAGGGCGAAGCCCGCTACGATGCGCTGGAGAAGAAACTGGCGACGTTCCCGTCCATCGGCGTGCCGACCATCACCCTCGAAGGCGATGCCAACGGGGCACCGCATCCGCCTGCCGAGGCCTATGCCAAGCGCTTCACCGGCAAGTACGAGTATCGCCTGATCAGCGGTGGCATCGGCCACAACCTGCCGCAGGAGGCCCCGCAGGCTTTCGCCCAGGCGGTGATCGATGCCGATCATCTGTGA
- a CDS encoding saccharopine dehydrogenase family protein — protein MKKNVLIIGAGGVAKVVAHKCAQHNDELGRIAIASRNISKCQAIIDSVKAKGSLKQPAEIKAFALDALDIEATKALIRETESQIVINVGSAFLNMSVLRACIDTGVAYLDTAIHEEPGKICETPPWYGNYEWKHLEECQQKNITAILGVGFDPGVVNAYAALAQQQYFDRIDSIDILDVNAGSHGKYFATNFDPEINFREFTGQVWSWQNSEWTSNTMFEVKRTDDLPVVGTQNLYLTGHDEVHSLSKNLGVPNVRFWMSFGEHYINVFTVLRNLGLLSEQPVKTAEGLEVVPLKVVKAVLPDPSSLAPGYTGKTCIGDLVKGTKDGKPREVFIYNVADHEEAYAETDSQGISYTAGVPPVAAALLVARGEWDVQRMVNVEELPAEAFLKALDVMGLPTRIKDEHGDRPWN, from the coding sequence TTGAAGAAGAACGTTCTTATCATTGGTGCAGGAGGTGTCGCCAAGGTGGTGGCCCACAAGTGCGCGCAGCACAACGATGAACTCGGTCGTATTGCTATCGCGTCGCGCAACATCTCCAAATGCCAGGCCATCATCGACAGCGTCAAGGCCAAGGGTAGCCTCAAACAACCCGCTGAAATCAAGGCTTTCGCCCTGGACGCCCTGGACATCGAGGCGACCAAGGCGCTGATCCGCGAGACCGAATCGCAGATCGTCATCAACGTCGGCTCCGCTTTTCTCAACATGTCGGTGCTGCGCGCCTGCATCGATACCGGCGTGGCCTACCTGGACACCGCCATTCACGAAGAACCGGGCAAGATCTGCGAGACGCCGCCCTGGTACGGCAACTACGAGTGGAAGCACCTCGAAGAATGCCAGCAGAAGAACATCACGGCCATTCTCGGCGTGGGTTTCGACCCGGGTGTGGTCAACGCCTACGCGGCACTGGCGCAACAACAGTATTTCGACCGGATCGACTCGATCGATATTCTCGACGTCAATGCCGGTTCCCATGGCAAGTATTTCGCTACCAATTTCGATCCGGAAATCAATTTCCGCGAATTCACCGGACAAGTGTGGAGCTGGCAGAACAGTGAGTGGACCAGCAACACCATGTTCGAGGTCAAGCGTACCGACGACCTGCCGGTCGTGGGGACGCAGAATCTCTACCTGACCGGTCACGATGAAGTGCATTCCCTGTCCAAGAACCTCGGCGTGCCCAACGTGCGGTTCTGGATGAGCTTCGGCGAGCACTACATCAACGTGTTCACCGTGCTCAGGAACCTCGGCCTGCTCTCGGAACAACCGGTCAAGACCGCCGAAGGGCTGGAGGTCGTGCCGCTCAAGGTAGTCAAGGCCGTGCTGCCTGATCCGAGCTCCCTCGCGCCCGGCTACACCGGCAAGACCTGCATCGGCGACCTGGTCAAGGGCACCAAGGATGGCAAGCCGCGCGAAGTGTTCATCTACAACGTGGCCGATCACGAAGAAGCCTATGCGGAAACCGATAGCCAGGGCATTTCCTATACCGCCGGCGTACCGCCAGTGGCTGCCGCCTTGCTGGTTGCCCGTGGCGAATGGGACGTGCAGCGCATGGTCAACGTCGAGGAGTTGCCCGCCGAGGCTTTCCTCAAGGCGCTGGACGTGATGGGCCTGCCGACCCGCATCAAGGACGAACATGGAGACCGTCCCTGGAACTGA
- the ydiJ gene encoding D-2-hydroxyglutarate dehydrogenase YdiJ: MIARLAPSSAQEATYDAFLNALQAAGFRGEIARDLGDRTVLATDNSIYQRLPQAAVFPLDVQDVQLLSRLAGQAEHSQVVLTPRGGGTGTNGQSLTDGVVVDLSRHLNGILEINVEERWVRVQSGVVKDQLNAALKPHGLFFAPELSTSNRATVGGMINTDASGQGSCTYGKTRDHVLELSTVLLGGACFTSSPMDGAQLSALAGRGDRVAQVYQCALDIVATQAELIETTFPKLNRCLTGYDLAHLREADGRFNLNSVLCGSEGSLGFIVEAKLNVLPIPRHSILVNVRYAGFMDALRDAKALMAMKPLSIETVDSKVLMLAMNDIVWHGVAEYFPEDPARPTLGINLIEFSADDEEALQQRVHEFVQHLQRDTSVVRLGHTLAIGADALKRVYAMRKRAVGLLGNVKGEARPQPFVEDTAVPPENLADFILEFRALLDSHGLQYGMFGHVDAGVLHVRPILDMKDPAQAALVRPVSDAVAALTQKYGGLLWGEHGKGLRSQYVPDYFGDLYPALQALKAAFDPNNQLNPGKIATPATVPGARLTRVDEVTLRGELDRTIDERVWKSYDAAVHCNGNGACYNFDPDDAMCPSWKATRNRVHSPKGRASLIREWLRRQELEGVDVLAASDRLRAAAPWSMARRAINSLAQKMGQRDFSHEVYEAMAGCLACKSCAGQCPVKVNVPEFRSRFLELYHSRYLRPLKDYLIGSLEYTVPHIARMPRLYNFVMGARPVRWVLERAAGMVDSPLLSLVDFASACRDWGVEVATPERLAALSEAQRGKSVILVQDAFTRFFETPLLVDWVELIARLGYKVYLAPYAPNGKPLQVQGFLKAFEKAARFNGQTLSSLQQYRIALVGLDPAMTLVYRQEYTKTAAGLAPRVLLAQEWLADVLPQLDVTKADEPYQFLPHCTEKTNEPGSVTLWQKIFEGVGLTLHVPASGCCGMSGTYGHEARNARTSDTIYGQSWKPLIQRFNQTGRVVADGYSCRSQVKRQEGTTVLHPLQVVLARVREQAGANR; the protein is encoded by the coding sequence ATGATTGCCCGGTTAGCGCCTTCCTCTGCCCAGGAAGCGACTTATGACGCTTTTTTGAACGCGCTCCAGGCTGCGGGGTTTCGCGGCGAGATCGCCCGCGACCTTGGCGACCGGACGGTCCTGGCCACCGACAATTCCATCTACCAGCGCCTGCCCCAGGCGGCAGTGTTTCCCCTCGACGTGCAGGATGTGCAGCTATTGTCGCGGTTGGCCGGCCAGGCCGAGCACAGCCAGGTGGTGCTCACGCCTCGCGGGGGAGGGACGGGCACCAACGGCCAGTCGCTGACCGATGGGGTGGTGGTGGACCTGTCCCGTCATCTGAACGGCATCCTGGAGATCAACGTCGAGGAGCGTTGGGTCAGGGTGCAGAGTGGCGTGGTCAAGGATCAGTTGAATGCGGCGCTCAAGCCCCATGGGTTGTTCTTCGCGCCGGAGCTCTCGACATCGAATCGCGCCACCGTCGGAGGCATGATCAATACCGATGCCAGCGGCCAGGGCAGTTGCACCTACGGCAAGACCCGCGATCATGTCCTTGAATTGTCGACGGTGTTGCTGGGGGGCGCCTGCTTCACCAGTTCGCCCATGGATGGGGCGCAACTGTCTGCGCTGGCCGGTCGCGGCGATCGGGTCGCGCAGGTCTACCAATGCGCCCTGGACATCGTCGCTACCCAGGCCGAACTGATCGAGACCACCTTTCCGAAACTCAATCGCTGCCTGACGGGCTATGACCTGGCTCACCTGCGTGAAGCCGACGGGCGCTTCAATCTCAACAGCGTGCTTTGCGGTTCCGAAGGCTCCCTGGGCTTTATCGTCGAGGCAAAACTCAACGTCCTGCCCATCCCCAGGCATTCCATCCTGGTGAACGTGCGCTATGCCGGATTCATGGACGCCTTGCGAGACGCCAAGGCACTGATGGCGATGAAGCCGCTGTCCATCGAGACCGTGGATTCCAAGGTGCTGATGCTGGCGATGAACGATATCGTCTGGCACGGCGTCGCCGAGTATTTCCCTGAAGACCCCGCCAGGCCGACGCTGGGGATCAACCTCATTGAATTCAGCGCAGACGACGAAGAGGCGCTCCAGCAGCGGGTCCACGAATTCGTGCAGCATTTGCAGCGCGATACCTCGGTGGTGCGCCTGGGCCATACGCTGGCCATCGGTGCCGATGCGCTCAAGCGGGTCTATGCGATGCGCAAGCGCGCGGTGGGCCTGTTGGGCAACGTCAAGGGCGAGGCCAGGCCGCAGCCGTTTGTCGAAGACACCGCTGTGCCTCCCGAAAATCTCGCGGATTTCATCCTCGAGTTTCGGGCCCTGCTGGACAGCCATGGCTTGCAGTACGGAATGTTCGGCCACGTCGATGCCGGCGTGCTGCATGTGCGCCCGATCCTGGACATGAAGGACCCTGCCCAGGCGGCCCTGGTCCGGCCTGTCTCCGATGCCGTCGCGGCCCTGACCCAGAAATATGGCGGGTTGCTGTGGGGCGAACATGGCAAGGGCTTGAGGTCGCAGTATGTGCCGGACTATTTCGGTGACCTGTACCCGGCCTTGCAGGCGCTCAAGGCGGCTTTCGACCCCAACAACCAACTCAACCCAGGCAAGATCGCCACGCCGGCGACGGTTCCCGGCGCGCGCCTGACTCGGGTTGACGAAGTGACGTTGCGCGGCGAGCTGGATCGGACCATCGATGAGCGCGTCTGGAAAAGCTATGACGCGGCGGTGCATTGCAACGGCAACGGCGCCTGCTACAACTTCGACCCCGATGACGCCATGTGCCCGTCGTGGAAAGCCACGCGCAATCGAGTCCATTCTCCGAAAGGCCGGGCATCGTTGATACGCGAATGGCTGAGGCGGCAGGAGCTGGAGGGTGTCGATGTCCTGGCTGCGAGCGACCGGCTGCGGGCCGCCGCCCCCTGGAGCATGGCCCGTCGCGCTATCAACAGCCTGGCGCAGAAAATGGGGCAGCGGGATTTTTCCCACGAAGTCTATGAGGCAATGGCCGGGTGCCTGGCCTGCAAGTCATGCGCGGGCCAATGCCCGGTCAAGGTGAACGTGCCGGAGTTTCGTTCGCGTTTCCTCGAGCTCTACCACAGCCGCTATCTGCGCCCCCTCAAGGACTACCTGATCGGGTCCCTGGAATATACGGTGCCCCATATCGCCAGGATGCCGCGCCTCTACAATTTCGTCATGGGCGCACGGCCGGTTCGCTGGGTACTCGAACGGGCCGCCGGGATGGTGGACAGTCCGCTGCTCAGCCTGGTGGACTTCGCCTCCGCTTGCCGCGACTGGGGCGTGGAAGTGGCGACTCCCGAACGCCTGGCCGCGCTGTCAGAGGCGCAGCGGGGCAAAAGCGTGATTCTCGTCCAGGATGCCTTCACGCGTTTTTTCGAAACGCCGTTGCTGGTGGACTGGGTGGAGCTCATCGCTCGGCTCGGCTACAAGGTCTACCTGGCACCGTATGCGCCCAATGGAAAGCCGCTGCAGGTGCAGGGTTTCCTCAAGGCTTTCGAGAAGGCCGCCCGCTTCAACGGGCAGACGTTGTCGAGCCTGCAGCAGTACCGGATTGCATTGGTGGGCCTCGATCCGGCGATGACCCTGGTCTATCGACAGGAGTACACCAAGACGGCGGCCGGCCTAGCGCCCCGGGTGCTGCTCGCCCAGGAGTGGCTTGCCGATGTGCTGCCACAGCTTGATGTCACGAAGGCCGATGAGCCGTATCAGTTCCTGCCTCACTGCACGGAAAAAACCAACGAGCCAGGCAGCGTCACGTTGTGGCAGAAGATTTTCGAAGGCGTGGGGCTGACCCTTCACGTCCCGGCCAGCGGTTGCTGCGGCATGTCCGGAACCTACGGCCACGAAGCACGCAATGCCAGGACTTCGGACACGATCTACGGACAGTCCTGGAAACCGCTCATCCAACGGTTCAACCAGACGGGACGTGTCGTCGCCGATGGTTATTCCTGTCGTAGCCAGGTCAAGCGCCAGGAGGGCACAACGGTGCTGCACCCCCTGCAGGTGGTGTTGGCCCGTGTGAGAGAGCAGGCCGGCGCTAACCGATAG
- a CDS encoding SDR family oxidoreductase: MWNTTTSATGPVGRLVKLARGLTVGVTLLGAVSIEAADTAAPKPQWSTQDMPSQDGRIILVTGGTSGMGYEDALALARAGAEVIIAARNPERGAEAIARIRQAVPDARVQFESVDLANLSSVRELAQKLNQRLPRLDVLINNAAIMAPPERGTSADGFEMQLATNYLGHFALTGLLVPLLRQSQDARVVSLSSIAAGRGAMNFDDLQSEQAYQPYAAYAQSKLAILHWAFALQRRSEAEGWGIRSIAAHPGVAVTELIARGPGLNSEFGQRWAEDRDKYHSAAQGALPTLYAATAREAVGGAYYGPVGDEEKRGPLGFAKVPAAATRTADADRLWTLSERLTGVSYP; the protein is encoded by the coding sequence ATGTGGAATACGACAACATCTGCAACGGGCCCTGTGGGCCGACTCGTGAAACTGGCCCGAGGGCTTACCGTCGGCGTCACGTTGCTCGGTGCGGTGAGCATCGAAGCGGCTGATACTGCCGCGCCGAAACCGCAATGGTCGACGCAGGACATGCCCTCCCAGGATGGTCGGATCATCCTGGTCACCGGCGGCACCAGCGGCATGGGCTACGAGGATGCGCTGGCGCTCGCGCGTGCCGGTGCCGAAGTCATCATCGCCGCGCGCAACCCGGAGCGGGGCGCGGAGGCCATCGCGCGGATCCGGCAAGCGGTGCCCGACGCCAGGGTGCAGTTCGAGTCCGTGGACCTGGCCAATCTGTCCTCGGTGCGCGAGCTGGCGCAAAAGCTCAATCAGCGCTTGCCGCGCCTCGATGTGTTGATCAATAACGCCGCCATCATGGCGCCTCCCGAGCGAGGTACGTCGGCCGACGGTTTTGAAATGCAGCTGGCAACCAACTACCTGGGACACTTCGCCCTGACCGGCCTGCTGGTGCCCTTGTTGCGGCAAAGCCAGGACGCCCGGGTGGTGAGCCTTTCAAGTATTGCCGCCGGTCGCGGGGCGATGAACTTCGACGACCTGCAGTCCGAGCAGGCGTACCAGCCCTATGCGGCCTATGCGCAATCCAAACTCGCCATCCTGCATTGGGCCTTTGCCTTGCAGCGGCGCAGCGAGGCCGAGGGTTGGGGCATTCGCAGCATCGCGGCGCATCCCGGCGTGGCGGTCACCGAACTGATCGCGCGCGGCCCTGGCTTGAACAGCGAGTTCGGCCAGCGCTGGGCCGAGGACCGGGACAAATACCACTCCGCTGCGCAGGGAGCCTTGCCCACGCTGTATGCGGCCACGGCCCGCGAGGCTGTCGGCGGGGCCTACTACGGTCCGGTGGGCGATGAAGAAAAACGCGGTCCGCTGGGGTTCGCCAAGGTGCCGGCAGCGGCTACGCGGACGGCGGACGCCGACCGGCTCTGGACGCTGTCCGAGCGGCTCACGGGGGTCAGCTATCCGTGA
- a CDS encoding cytochrome P460 family protein: protein MKIRYLTLLTAAMATFAGVALGDTGGGDVSPIYGVKLPDGYRQWALVAPAQEAAPLDELRAVLGNDLAIKAYQASTLPFPDGTVLVKLAWKHVQSPEFEPASIPGAATTVQVMVKDSSKYASTGGWGFGRFINGKPADEAQHQTCFACHQARVQNHDFVFTRWAP, encoded by the coding sequence ATGAAAATCCGATACCTGACCTTGCTGACTGCCGCCATGGCCACCTTCGCCGGCGTCGCCTTGGGCGACACGGGCGGCGGCGATGTCTCACCCATCTACGGCGTCAAGCTGCCCGACGGCTACCGCCAATGGGCGCTCGTGGCGCCGGCACAGGAGGCCGCGCCCTTGGACGAGCTCCGGGCCGTATTGGGCAATGACCTGGCGATCAAGGCCTACCAGGCGTCTACGCTGCCATTCCCCGACGGCACGGTGCTGGTCAAGCTGGCCTGGAAACACGTCCAGTCGCCGGAGTTCGAACCGGCGTCCATTCCCGGCGCGGCCACCACCGTCCAGGTCATGGTCAAGGACTCCAGCAAGTACGCATCGACCGGTGGCTGGGGGTTCGGTCGCTTCATCAACGGCAAGCCCGCCGATGAAGCACAGCACCAGACCTGCTTCGCCTGTCACCAGGCGCGCGTGCAGAACCATGACTTCGTCTTCACGCGATGGGCGCCATGA